From Lolium perenne isolate Kyuss_39 chromosome 5, Kyuss_2.0, whole genome shotgun sequence, a single genomic window includes:
- the LOC127304239 gene encoding uncharacterized protein, protein MAADDVALAPGPSRAHHPEGTLELVYITVLISLGVLAMFLLHVLGSLRRGSSHKLLHAVVLGTYTLSYSLVSYTLGLMQESQYYFHEFAVWAVCLLMLLGGTDNLMACRLDDVDNWKSFHVKHLFKGVVVVIILVLYGGDVPEFQKPLWAILVVNVLQSCVRIKSMRMASKSNLLSENVKPIVDHMKLDRNNTEYDPVTMKGYKYIVSGEHVEKNNGEQPGKITTVDQIWGCKGSLLSSKSERGMKLKDICLSMALSKMLNRRFAGFELAEVKANRQKTHNFVFDGLLLAGDKKDKYERAFRVIEVELGFVYDLYYTRYPFLYQKIRHLALCLPVAMVSFCSWLTYELYKKHKKDADDIPMTATLCLMAVVTFLEALQLYLHMASDWFKVALIRGYVTRRDDVVKTGHCVHMIIGLLLGLKALRPWENKLGQYSLLDKYDSRRYTSSCVHYMTLFLVDRARKGRKRGNPVKLSKQVKEAVIGSLVSSKGHLRDGASSLEKHGVDEKLSWACKLPTVAETILVWHVATTMCKHECDDASALAEVPDSNVVDTASSLSQYCAYLVAFAPDLLPGHSFDSASILDKSIEDARRLLDFKGTRSTMEQKCAKLKSIANSSNLDIVVVQGALLASQLTEEIRNKKPQWEFLSDFWAEMMLYVAPCDDAQARAHLEALARGGEFITHLWALLTHAGVLKPAPTGSEAV, encoded by the coding sequence ATGGCTGCCGATGATGTAGCTTTGGCCCCTGGTCCCTCCCGCGCTCACCACCCAGAAGGCACTCTCGAGCTAGTGTACATAACAGTCCTCATCTCCTTGGGAGTGCTCGCCATGTTCCTCCTGCATGTGCTGGGTTCCCTACGGCGGGGGTCGAGCCACAAGCTCCTCCACGCCGTTGTACTGGGAACTTACACGCTCTCATACTCATTGGTGAGCTACACCCTCGGGCTCATGCAAGAGTCGCAGTACTACTTCCACGAGTTTGCGGTGTGGGCGGTGTGCCTGCTCATGCTCCTCGGCGGCACCGACAATCTCATGGCGTGCAGGCTCGACGACGTCGACAACTGGAAGAGCTTCCACGTGAAGCACCTCTTCAAGGGAGTAGTGGTGGTAATTATTCTCGTGCTCTATGGGGGGGACGTGCCTGAATTCCAGAAGCCGCTCTGGGCCATCTTAGTTGTGAATGTCCTCCAGTCATGCGTGCGGATCAAGTCCATGAGGATGGCGAGCAAGTCTAACCTTCTATCCGAGAACGTGAAGCCGATCGTCGACCACATGAAGCTCGACCGCAACAACACGGAGTACGATCCCGTAACCATGAAAGGATACAAGTACATCGTCAGTGGCGAGCATGTGGAAAAAAACAATGGCGAGCAACCTGGGAAGATCACCACcgtggaccagatctgggggTGCAAGGGGAGCCTGTTATCCTCCAAGTCAGAGAGAGGCATGAAACTCAAGGACATCTGCCTCTCCATGGCTCTATCCAAGATGCTCAACCGGCGGTTCGCCGGCTTCGAGCTAGCTGAGGTGAAGGCGAACCGTCAGAAAACACATAACTTTGTGTTTGATGGCCTACTGCTTGCTGGGGACAAAAAGGACAAGTATGAGCGGGCATTCCGGGTCATCGAGGTAGAGCTCGGTTTTGTGTATGACCTGTACTACACCAGGTATCCTTTCCTCTACCAGAAGATACGCCACTTGGCACTCTGCCTTCCGGTGGCCATGGTTAGCTTCTGCTCGTGGCTCACCTATGAGCTCTACAAGAAACACAAGAAAGATGCTGACGACATCCCTATGACCGCCACTCTGTGCTTGATGGCTGTTGTTACATTCTTGGAGGCACTCCAGCTGTACCTGCACATGGCCTCAGATTGGTTCAAGGTAGCGTTGATCCGGGGATACGTCACCAGGCGTGATGATGTGGTAAAAACTGGCCATTGCGTGCATATGATCATCGGCCTTTTGTTGGGATTGAAGGCACTCCGGCCATGGGAAAACAAGCTCGGGCAGTACTCTCTCCTCGACAAGTACGACAGCAGACGATACACAAGCAGTTGTGTTCATTATATGACACTCTTCCTGGTTGACAGGGCCAGGAAGGGGCGCAAGAGAGGGAATCCTGTTAAGCTGTCAAAACAAGTGAAGGAAGCAGTCATTGGTTCCCTCGTCAGCAGCAAAGGCCACCTGAGAGATGGGGCAAGTTCACTAGAGAAGCATGGCGTCGACGAGAAGCTATCTTGGGCCTGCAAGTTGCCCACGGTTGCCGAAACCATACTGGTATGGCACGTCGCTACAACCATGTGCAAGCACGAATGTGATGATGCATCTGCACTGGCCGAAGTCCCAGATAGCAATGTGGTCGACACGGCCTCCAGCTTGTCACAGTACTGTGCATACCTCGTGGCTTTCGCGCCGGACCTCCTGCCGGGTCACAGCTTTGACTCCGCGTCCATACTCGATAAATCCATCGAAGATGCACGCAGATTGTTAGATTTCAAAGGCACCAGGTCGACCATGGAGCAAAAGTGTGCTAAACTGAAGAGCATCGCCAACAGCAGCAATCTGGACATCGTCGTCGTCCAGGGCGCTCTGCTTGCGAGCCAGCTGACAGAAGAGATCAGAAACAAGAAGCCGCAGTGGGAATTTCTCTCAGATTTCTGGGCAGAGATGATGCTCTACGTCGCGCCGTGTGACGACGCACAGGCCCGGGCGCACCTGGAGGCCCTGGCAAGAGGAGGAGAATTCATCACGCACCTGTGGGCGCTGCTCACACACGCCGGCGTGCTGAAGCCTGCCCCGACTGGGTCAGAGGCCGTCTGA
- the LOC127304240 gene encoding uncharacterized protein, which produces MDAADDVALAPGTSPSHRRHPLGQLVYITVLISAGVLAMFLMHVLGSLRRRSSNKALHAVVLGAYTLSYLLVSYSLGLMQDSEDYFTEFAVWAVCLLMLLGGTDNLMACKLDDVDNWKSFHVRHLFKGALVVLIVAFYGGEVSEYQKPLWGILCVNILQSCVRIKSMRDASKSNLLSKNVKPISDYMKGEDKRQLSSAVTMKGYRYVVAGEPSLRKHGKEAVDDKEITTVEQIYECEGSLLSSKSKRGMRLKDICLSMALSKMLNRRFAGFELAEVKANRQKTNDFVFQGLLAGDNKYERAFRVIEVELGFVYDLYYTRYPFLYQKIRHFALALPVAMVTFCSWLTYELSEKHKIKQGEDVPLTATLCLMAVVTFLEAFQLYLHMASDWFKVALVRGYVTRHYLQTSGCTCFSHMVIGLVLRLKALRPWESKLGQYSLLEKYNSTRYRSNCCHVITLFLVDKAKKGRKRGDLVKLSIQVKRAVIDSLIRSKDQLANGARSLEDNGVHELLSWACAASDETLIHSILVWHVATTICKNQLDAEPTKGAKQIAAEDSSAVGTAAPSVQDSSAVASSLSQYCAYLVAFSPDLLPGHSYDSESILDQSIEDARSFAPLKGTKKMKDKCKILLSTSINDNHPVAQGARLARQLMEIQDKALRWKVLSDFWAEMMLYVAPCDDGQARAHLEALARGGEFITHLWALLTHAGVLKRPPNGSEAA; this is translated from the coding sequence ATGGATGCTGCCGACGATGTAGCTTTGGCCCCCGGTACCTCCCCCTCTCACCGCCGACACCCCCTTGGCCAACTAGTGTACATAACAGTGCTCATCTCTGCGGGCGTGCTCGCCATGTTCCTCATGCATGTGCTGGGTTCCTTACGCCGGAGGTCGAGCAACAAGGCCCTCCACGCTGTCGTATTGGGAGCTTACACGCTCTCGTACTTACTGGTGAGCTACAGCCTCGGGCTCATGCAAGACTCAGAGGACTACTTCACCGAGTTTGCTGTGTGGGCAGTGTGCCTGCTCATGCTCCTCGGCGGTACCGACAACCTCATGGCGTGCAAACTCGATGATGTCGACAACTGGAAGAGCTTCCACGTGAGACACCTCTTCAAGGGAGCACTGGTGGTGCTTATTGTCGCCTTCTATGGTGGGGAAGTGAGTGAATACCAGAAGCCGCTCTGGGGAATCTTATGTGTCAATATCCTCCAGTCATGCGTGCGGATCAAGTCCATGAGGGATGCGAGCAAGTCCAACCTGCTCTCCAAGAATGTGAAGCCAATCTCGGACTACATGAAGGGTGAGGATAAGCGGCAACTTTCTTCAGCCGTGACCATGAAAGGCTATAGGTATGTAGTCGCCGGCGAGCCTAGTCTGAGAAAACATGGCAAGGAAGCCGTGGACGACAAGGAGATCACCACCGTGGAGCAGATCTATGAGTGCGAGGGGAGCTTGTTATCCTCCAAGTCCAAGAGAGGTATGCGGCTCAAGGACATCTGCCTCTCCATGGCTCTATCCAAGATGCTCAACCGAAGGTTCGCGGGCTTCGAGCTAGCTGAGGTGAAGGCGAACCGtcagaaaaccaatgactttgtgtTCCAGGGTCTGCTTGCTGGGGACAACAAGTATGAGCGGGCGTTCAGGGTGATCGAGGTAGAGCTTGGTTTTGTGTATGACTTGTACTACACCAGGTATCCTTTCCTCTACCAAAAGATCCGCCACTTCGCGCTCGCTCTTCCGGTGGCCATGGTTACCTTCTGCTCGTGGCTCACCTATGAGCTCTCTGAGAAACACAAGATTAAACAAGGTGAAGACGTCCCTCTGACCGCCACCCTGTGTTTGATGGCTGTTGTCACATTCTTGGAGGCATTCCAGCTGTACCTGCACATGGCCTCAGATTGGTTTAAGGTGGCGCTGGTCCGGGGCTACGTCACCAGGCATTATTTACAAACAAGTGGTTGTACTTGTTTCTCTCATATGGTCATCGGCCTTGTGCTGAGATTGAAGGCACTCCGGCCATGGGAAAGCAAGCTCGGGCAGTACTCTCTCCTCGAGAAGTACAACAGCACCCGTTACAGAAGCAATTGTTGTCATGTTATTACACTATTCCTGGTTGACAAGGCCAAGAAGGGGCGCAAGAGAGGGGATCTTGTCAAGCTGTCAATACAAGTGAAGCGAGCAGTCATTGATTCCCTCATCAGAAGCAAAGATCAGCTGGCAAACGGAGCAAGGTCACTGGAGGACAATGGCGTCCACGAGCTGCTCTCCTGGGCGTGTGCTGCTAGTGACGAGACGCTCATCCATTCCATACTGGTGTGGCATGTCGCTACAACCATTTGCAAGAACCAGCTTGATGCCGAGCCGACCAAAGGTGCCAAGCAGATTGCCGCCGAAGATAGCAGTGCGGTCGGCACAGCTGCGCCCTCCGTCCAAGATAGCAGTGCGGTAGCCTCCAGCTTGTCACAGTACTGTGCATACCTCGTCGCTTTCTCGCCAGACCTCCTGCCGGGTCACAGCTATGACTCGGAATCCATTCTCGATCAATCCATCGAAGATGCACGTAGCTTCGCACCACTCAAAGGCACCAAGAAGATGAAGGATAAGTGCAAGATACTTCTGAGCACCAGCATAAATGACAATCACCCCGTCGCTCAGGGAGCTCGGCTTGCCAGGCAGCTGATGGAGATCCAAGACAAGGCACTGCGGTGGAAAGTGCTCTCAGATTTCTGGGCAGAGATGATGCTCTACGTTGCACCGTGTGACGATGGCCAGGCCCGGGCGCACCTGGAGGCCCTGGCGAGAGGAGGGGAATTCATCACGCACCTGTGGGCTCTGCTCACGCACGCCGGCGTGCTGAAGCGTCCGCCGAATGGATCAGAGGCCGCCTGA